The DNA segment GGGAGAGCCCCGCCGGGCACACCTCGGCCGGCCGGGTTCACCAGGCGAGCTGGGCGATCTCCTCCGCCACCACCGCGCAGGCGTCCGCCGTGGGGTCGATCAGCGGAAAGTGGCCGACATCCTCCAGCAGCGTCACCCCCACCACCTCACCGGCCTTGGCCGCCGCGTCGGCGTACGACCCGGCGACCGCCTGCGGGACATCGGCGTCGGTACGGCCCTGGACGATGGTGGTGGCGATGCCGGTGGGCAGCAGCAGCGCGGGGTCGGCGTAGGGCTGCCGTTCGGCGAACCGCTCGTCGCCGCCGAGGAACTGGCGTACCGCACCGCCGCAGACGTCCAGCTTGTCGGCGACCGCGAGGTCGGCGATCGGGGCGAGGGCGACCACGCCGCGCAGGGGCGCGGGGCGGTCGGTGTGCCAGGGGGCGTCGGCGGGGAGGAGGTGCCGGGCGGCGGCCCACAGCGCCAGGTGGCCGCCCGCCGAGTGACCGGTGACCACGGTGCGGCGCGGGTCGGCGCCGGGCAGGTGACGGCGGGCCAGCTCGGGCAGCGCGTCGAGCGCGGCGGCGATGTCGTCGAAGGTGTCGGGCCACCGTCCCGCGACCGGGTCCCCGCCGCCCGTCTCCCCCGCCCCGCGCCGGTACTCGACACTGGCCACGGCGAATCCCCGGCGGGCCAGGAAACCGGCGAACGGGCTGACATGCCGCCGGCCGTAGGGCGCCCGCCAGGCACCACCGTGCAGGACCACGACCACGGGCGCGGGGCCGCCGGGGCCACCCGTGGCACGTGGGACGTAGAAGTCGATCAGCTGGTCCAGGCCGTCGCCGTAGGCCGCGGTCGCGTCGGCGGCGACCGGCGGGCGGGAGAAGACCGACTCCTCCTCGGCTGCGGACCGGGCGGCTGCGACGTCGTCCCTCATGCTCAACCTCTCAGCGATCAAACGTACTTGACGGACGAGAGAAGAATTCGGCCGTTGGCCGGGACGGTATCAGCACGATGACGTGCGTGGACATGGGGATATCACGCTCGGTGAACCTTTCCCGAGGATGGCCGGGCGGAGAGCACCTCCTGACCCCGGCCACCCTCTTCCGGCCGCCGGTCAGGCCTCGCTGTCGGCTTCTGCCTCCGTCAGCACCTCCGCCAGCACCCGGGCCGCCCGCTCCGCGTCAACGAAGCCGACGTACAGCGGGGTGAAGCCGAAGCGGAGGACGTCCGGGGGGCGGAAGTCACCCACCACCCCCCGCTCGATCAGCCGCCGCATGACGTCACCGGCGTCCCGGCAGCGCAGGGCGATCTGGCTGCCCCGCTCCCGGTGCGCACGCGGGGTCACGCACTCGACCCTGCCCTCGGGGAGGTACGCCTCGACGCACTCCAGAAAGAAGTCGGTCAGGGCGAGGGACTTGGCCCGTACCGCCTCGACCGTGACGCCGTCGTCCCAGACGTCCAGCGCCGCCTCCAGGGCGAGCAGGGACAGGATGTCCGGGGTGCCGACCCGCCCGCGCAGCGCGCCCGGCGCCGGTGCGTACTCCGGTCGCATGCCGAAGGGCTCCGCGTGGGAGTTCCAGCCGGGCAGCGGGGAGTCGAAGCGGTCCTGCAACTCCGCGCGCACATAGAGGTACGCCGGTGAACCGGGGCCGCCGTTCAGGTACTTGTAGGTGCAGCCGACCGCCAGGTCCACGCCGTGCTCGTCCAGCCCGACCGGCAGCGCGCCCGCACTGTGGCACAGGTCCCAGACAACGTACGCCCCCGCCGCGTGCACGGCGGCCGTGAGCGAGGGCAGGTCGTGCAGTCGGCCGGTGCGGTAGTCGACGTGGTTGAGCAGTACGGCGGCCGTACGGTCGCCGAGCGCACCCGGGACCTCGGACGGCGGCACCGGACGCAGGGTGCAGCCGGTCATCCGGGCCGCCGACTCGGCGATGTAGCCGTCCGTGGGGAACGTGGTCGCGTCCGCCACGATCTCGTCGCGGGCGGTTCCGGCGGCACCGTCCGTCAGCCGGGCCAGGCGCACCGCGCCCACCACCGCCTTGAAGACGTTGACACTCGTGGAGTCGCCGACGACGATCTGCCCGGCCGCCGCGCCGACCAGCGGAGCGATCCGGTCGCCGATCCGCTCGGGCGCCGTCCACCAGCCGCTCTCCGTCCAGGACCGGATGCGCAGCTCGCCCCACTGCCTGCGGACGACGTCCTCGACCCGGCCGGGGACGGCGACGGGGAGCGCGCCCAGCGAGTTGCCGTCGAGGTAGACCGCGTCACCGCTCTCGCCGTCGCCCGCGTCGAGCACGAACCCGGCGCGTTTGGCGGCCAGCCCGTCGGCCGCGTCCAGCTCCTTCGCCCTGAGCCTCGGTTCAGACATCGGTTCAGACATCGGTTCAGACATACGACCGTGCCGTCCACAGCTCGGGGAACACGTTGTTCCGTGCCCGCTTCTCCAGCCAGGCCACTCCGGCGGAGCCGCCCGTACCGGTCTTGGCGCCCATCGCGCGGCGGGTGGCGACCAGATGGTCGTTGCGCCAGCGCCACACCAGCTCGGCGACATCGGTGAGCGCCTCGCCCAGCCGGGCGACGTCACCCCGTTCGTCACCCGAGTAGACGGCCGTCCAGGCCTCCTCCACCTGCGGCGACGGCTCGTACCGCCGGGACACGTCACGGCTCAGCACCTTGCCGGGGACCACGTGCCCGCGGCGTGCGAGGAGGCGCAGTGCCTCGTCGTACAGGCTCGGCTCGTGCAGCGCCTTCTCCAGTTCGGCGTGCGCCCGCGGCGCGCCCCGGTGCGGGACGAGCATGGACGCGGACTTGTCGCCGAGCAGGAACTCCATGCGCCGGTACATCGCCGACTGGAAGCCGGACCCCTCGCCGAGTGCGCCGCGGTAGGCGTTGAACTGCGCCGGGGTGAGCTGTCCGAGTGGTTTCCAGGAGGCGTTCAGCGCCTCCAGTTCCCGGACGGACCGCTTCAGCGCGTCGATCGCGGTGGGGATGTCGTCGCCGCGCAGCGCGTTCGCCGCCGTCTCCCACTCGTGCACGATCACGGTGAACCACAGCTCCATCACCTGGGTGGTGACCAGGAAGACCATCTCTCCGGGATCGTCGGAGAGGGTGTGCTGGAGGTGGGTGAGGACGTCGGCCTTGACGTAGTCCTCGTAGGGGGTCGTGCCCTCGAAGTCGAGATGCGGGGTCTCCGGCTCAAAAGCCTCGTGGGACATCGCTGTCTCCTGTTTTTGTGCTCCGGGTAGCGGTCCGCCCCTGCCGTTACCGACACGGGGGCCCCGGTCCCCACACGGCATCCTCCGCAATCGTCCCCCGGCATCGCAAGGTCCGCCTGATCACGGACGGGCCACGGGGACACGTCACAGGGACACGTCAGGGAACACGTCACGGGAATGCGCCGGGGAGCCGCACCGCCGGAACGCATCGCAGGGGCCCCGCACAACGCCCCGGCCGTCGGCGCCGGCCCGTGCCCGCGGAGATCTTCCGGTAGCCGTCGCCGGGGGCGTGCCGGAGACTGGGTGCCGGCCGCACCGGCGGGACGACCACCTCAGGAACGCTGAATCGCATGCGAAACGGGCGCAAGGAAGTGAGGGAGCGCGAGCGGTGGCTCCGGTGGCTGCCCGCCGCGCTGCTCGTGAGTGCCTTCGTCCTCGACCTCGGCGTCCTGAACAACTTCAGCACGTTCCCCCTGCTCGCGGCCGCCCCCGTCCTGGCCGCGCCGGTGCTCTCCCTGCGCGGGACGATCACCACAGGTGTGGCAGCGAACATCGTGGGGCTCTTCCTGGTGGGCCTGGAAAGAGAGCCGACCCGCGCCGACGGCACCGCGTTCAGCAGTTTGATCCTGCTCACCGTCATCGCGGCGGGCCTCAACGTGCAGCTGACACGCGACCGGCAGCAGCTGAGGACGAGCCGCGAGGTGGCGGCGGTGGTGCAGCGCGCGGTGCTGCCGGACCCACCGCACCGGGTGGGACGGCTGACCGTGGCCGCCCGGTACGAGGTCGCCCACGTGGAGGCCGCCATCGGCGGTGACCTTTTCGCCATCCACGAGACGCCGCACGGTATCCGCATGCTCATCGCCGATGTCCGCGGCAAGGGTCTGGAGGCGGTCCGCGCGGTGAACTCCCTGCTCGGATCGTTCCACGAGGCCTGCCTCTACCGGTCGGACCTGCGAGGCGTGGTCCAGCAGCTGGAGGAGCGGATGCGGGGGACCATCGACCAGGCGAGCGGGACGGAGGCCGAGTCGTTCGCCACGGCCGTCGTCGCGGAGCTCGCCCCCAGCTGCTCCGAACTTCGTATCGCCGTCCGGGGCCACGCGGCACCCCTGCTGGTGCACGACGGCCGGGCGGTCCCGCTGGAACCTGCCGTACCGTCGCTTCCCCTGGGCCTGGGCGTTCTCGGTGACGGCCCCGGTGGCGCTCCCGACGGCGACGAGATCCCGGTCGACCGGTTCGCGCTACCGGCCGGGGCCACGCTGGTCCTCTACACCGACGGCATCAACGAGGCCCGCGACGCGGACGGTGTCTTCTTCGACCTCGTTCCGATGC comes from the Streptomyces sp. KMM 9044 genome and includes:
- a CDS encoding alpha/beta hydrolase, whose translation is MRDDVAAARSAAEEESVFSRPPVAADATAAYGDGLDQLIDFYVPRATGGPGGPAPVVVVLHGGAWRAPYGRRHVSPFAGFLARRGFAVASVEYRRGAGETGGGDPVAGRWPDTFDDIAAALDALPELARRHLPGADPRRTVVTGHSAGGHLALWAAARHLLPADAPWHTDRPAPLRGVVALAPIADLAVADKLDVCGGAVRQFLGGDERFAERQPYADPALLLPTGIATTIVQGRTDADVPQAVAGSYADAAAKAGEVVGVTLLEDVGHFPLIDPTADACAVVAEEIAQLAW
- the kynU gene encoding kynureninase → MSEPMSEPRLRAKELDAADGLAAKRAGFVLDAGDGESGDAVYLDGNSLGALPVAVPGRVEDVVRRQWGELRIRSWTESGWWTAPERIGDRIAPLVGAAAGQIVVGDSTSVNVFKAVVGAVRLARLTDGAAGTARDEIVADATTFPTDGYIAESAARMTGCTLRPVPPSEVPGALGDRTAAVLLNHVDYRTGRLHDLPSLTAAVHAAGAYVVWDLCHSAGALPVGLDEHGVDLAVGCTYKYLNGGPGSPAYLYVRAELQDRFDSPLPGWNSHAEPFGMRPEYAPAPGALRGRVGTPDILSLLALEAALDVWDDGVTVEAVRAKSLALTDFFLECVEAYLPEGRVECVTPRAHRERGSQIALRCRDAGDVMRRLIERGVVGDFRPPDVLRFGFTPLYVGFVDAERAARVLAEVLTEAEADSEA
- a CDS encoding tryptophan 2,3-dioxygenase family protein encodes the protein MSHEAFEPETPHLDFEGTTPYEDYVKADVLTHLQHTLSDDPGEMVFLVTTQVMELWFTVIVHEWETAANALRGDDIPTAIDALKRSVRELEALNASWKPLGQLTPAQFNAYRGALGEGSGFQSAMYRRMEFLLGDKSASMLVPHRGAPRAHAELEKALHEPSLYDEALRLLARRGHVVPGKVLSRDVSRRYEPSPQVEEAWTAVYSGDERGDVARLGEALTDVAELVWRWRNDHLVATRRAMGAKTGTGGSAGVAWLEKRARNNVFPELWTARSYV
- a CDS encoding PP2C family protein-serine/threonine phosphatase → MRNGRKEVRERERWLRWLPAALLVSAFVLDLGVLNNFSTFPLLAAAPVLAAPVLSLRGTITTGVAANIVGLFLVGLEREPTRADGTAFSSLILLTVIAAGLNVQLTRDRQQLRTSREVAAVVQRAVLPDPPHRVGRLTVAARYEVAHVEAAIGGDLFAIHETPHGIRMLIADVRGKGLEAVRAVNSLLGSFHEACLYRSDLRGVVQQLEERMRGTIDQASGTEAESFATAVVAELAPSCSELRIAVRGHAAPLLVHDGRAVPLEPAVPSLPLGLGVLGDGPGGAPDGDEIPVDRFALPAGATLVLYTDGINEARDADGVFFDLVPMLSRPFPPDPDVVLDAVLDAVFRHTGGALQDDAALFAVTLDTDTAAPPERSAADGRLAS